A stretch of the Vicinamibacterales bacterium genome encodes the following:
- a CDS encoding type II secretion system F family protein — MLLPLLAFVFGSALVAAAAIAFMPGRAAAIDRRVEELAFGREPDSDDQPRMQSVVAMLKRIGERVPKSPRELGNLRLRLVQAGYRRDEALTIFFGIRVAFALGMFVLFSTNLITKPNMIVALGGLGMGYILPGMLLARMAKRRAHRIRLSLADMLDLLVVSVEAGLGLDQALSRVGTELAFAYPELADELRLINLELRAGKARSEALRNLADRTGVDDLSSIVTMLVQTDKFGTSIAQSLRVASETLRTKRRQRAEEAAAKTGVKMVFPLVLCIFPAIWVVTIGPAAIRFITVLFPLVENSK; from the coding sequence ATGCTGCTGCCATTGCTGGCCTTCGTATTCGGGAGCGCGCTGGTCGCCGCAGCCGCCATCGCCTTCATGCCGGGGCGCGCCGCGGCGATCGATCGGCGCGTCGAGGAGCTGGCGTTCGGGCGCGAGCCGGATTCGGACGATCAGCCGCGGATGCAGTCGGTCGTGGCGATGCTCAAGCGGATCGGCGAGCGCGTGCCGAAGTCGCCCCGCGAGCTCGGCAACCTGCGCCTGCGGCTGGTGCAGGCCGGCTACCGTCGCGACGAGGCGCTGACCATCTTCTTCGGCATCCGCGTCGCCTTCGCGCTGGGCATGTTCGTGCTGTTCTCGACCAACCTGATCACCAAGCCCAACATGATCGTCGCGCTGGGCGGGCTCGGGATGGGTTACATCCTGCCGGGCATGCTGCTGGCGCGCATGGCCAAGCGCCGGGCGCACCGTATCCGGCTGTCGCTCGCCGACATGCTCGATCTGCTGGTGGTCAGCGTCGAGGCCGGTCTCGGCCTCGATCAGGCGCTGTCGCGGGTCGGCACCGAGCTGGCGTTCGCGTACCCCGAGCTGGCGGACGAGCTGCGGCTGATCAACCTGGAGCTCCGAGCCGGCAAGGCGCGCAGCGAGGCGCTGCGCAATCTGGCCGATCGCACCGGCGTCGACGACCTGAGCTCGATCGTCACGATGCTGGTCCAGACCGACAAGTTCGGCACCAGCATCGCGCAGTCGCTGCGGGTGGCCTCCGAGACGTTGCGCACCAAGCGCCGGCAGCGCGCCGAGGAGGCCGCGGCCAAGACGGGCGTCAAGATGGTGTTCCCGCTCGTCCTGTGCATCTTCCCGGCGATCTGGGTGGTGACGATCGGGCCGGCGGCGATCCGCTTCATCACCGTGCTCTTCCCCCTCGTGGAGAATTCCAAATGA
- a CDS encoding type II secretion system F family protein translates to MSPAFILVVSVFVIGTGLTLGVCLAIGRLPGYLAQRRLLSRLGEISRPDLPQSDDDGGELVKERIAGPLPMLDRFAGGTARGSTVARWVEQTGVKITISGLLLMSLVAALVCGFLAATLSRMPIGWLIGGVIGFWLPFAFLKMKRTRRLRQFEENFPDALDLVSRALKAGHAFATGLKMVADEVPEPVGPEFRKTFDEQNFGLPLKDALANLTERVPVLDVRFFSTAVLIQRETGGNLSEILENLSHVVRERFKILRQVRVYTAHGRLTGYVLLALPAFLAVALMFINPEHMQLLFREKIGHMLLMAAVVMQTVGYFWIKQVVKIEV, encoded by the coding sequence ATGTCGCCGGCATTCATCCTGGTCGTCTCCGTGTTCGTGATCGGCACCGGCCTGACCCTGGGCGTGTGCCTGGCGATCGGCCGGCTGCCCGGCTATCTGGCGCAGCGACGGCTGCTGTCGCGGCTGGGCGAGATCAGCCGGCCCGACCTGCCCCAGAGCGACGACGACGGCGGCGAGCTGGTCAAGGAGCGGATCGCGGGTCCGCTGCCGATGCTCGACCGCTTCGCCGGCGGCACCGCGCGCGGCTCGACGGTGGCGCGCTGGGTGGAGCAGACGGGCGTGAAGATCACGATCAGTGGCCTGCTGCTGATGTCGCTCGTTGCCGCCCTGGTCTGCGGCTTCCTCGCCGCGACCCTGTCGCGGATGCCGATCGGCTGGCTGATCGGCGGCGTCATCGGCTTCTGGCTGCCGTTCGCCTTCCTCAAGATGAAGCGGACGCGGCGGCTGCGGCAGTTCGAGGAGAATTTCCCCGACGCGCTCGACCTCGTGTCGCGCGCGCTCAAGGCGGGACATGCTTTCGCCACCGGCCTGAAGATGGTGGCCGACGAAGTGCCGGAGCCGGTCGGACCGGAGTTCCGCAAGACGTTCGACGAACAGAACTTCGGCTTGCCGCTGAAGGACGCGCTGGCCAACCTGACCGAGCGCGTGCCGGTGCTCGACGTGCGCTTCTTCTCGACGGCCGTCCTCATTCAGCGCGAGACCGGCGGCAATCTCTCGGAGATTCTCGAGAACCTCTCGCACGTCGTCCGCGAGCGATTCAAGATCCTGCGTCAGGTGCGCGTGTATACCGCGCACGGACGCCTGACCGGCTATGTGCTGCTGGCGCTGCCGGCGTTCCTGGCGGTCGCGCTGATGTTCATCAACCCCGAGCACATGCAGCTGCTCTTCCGCGAGAAGATCGGGCACATGCTGCTGATGGCGGCGGTGGTGATGCAGACGGTCGGTTATTTCTGGATCAAACAGGTCGTCAAGATCGAGGTGTAG
- a CDS encoding DUF192 domain-containing protein, giving the protein MSRLVARNASIGTVIADKVGVAASRTARAVGLLARSGLEPGEALWIVPSRGVHTWGMRFSIDVLALDEGGTVIDAVSNLRPWRMRLPRAGTAGVLELPAGTLAASRTGLGHRIILEFGRAEEAR; this is encoded by the coding sequence ATGAGTCGGCTCGTCGCCCGTAATGCCAGCATCGGTACCGTCATCGCCGACAAGGTCGGCGTGGCCGCCTCGCGTACCGCCCGCGCCGTCGGCCTGCTCGCGCGGAGCGGCCTCGAGCCCGGCGAGGCGTTGTGGATCGTGCCGAGCCGCGGCGTCCACACCTGGGGCATGCGCTTCTCCATCGACGTGCTGGCGCTCGACGAAGGCGGCACGGTCATCGACGCGGTGTCGAACCTGCGGCCGTGGCGGATGCGCCTGCCGCGCGCCGGCACCGCCGGCGTGCTGGAGCTGCCGGCCGGTACGCTCGCTGCGTCGCGCACCGGCCTCGGGCACCGAATCATCCTGGAATTTGGACGCGCAGAGGAGGCGAGATGA